The genomic DNA TTTCGACCGTTACGCATCGCTTGAAAAACAACTCGTCGCTCAGTCGCTAGTCCGTTAGACGCCCCAGTCATCAAGCATGACCCAAGGCAAGCTAATATGTGACGAATCTGATGGTTGTCTCCCATCATCTGTGTGACCGTTTCTGCTAACCTCATAACTGGATTTTGCATTGCTGAATCATCATCCAAGATACTTACGTAAGCTTCACCAATTTCTTCTTGCTTGAACTGTTCGGAGAGCTTCATGCAGTGCTTCTTGACATCCCGCAAAATCATCTTGCTGTCTTTGTGGCGTTCCATCAAGACATCGCCAAGCATATTGATCCGCTGAGTGGCGTCTGGACGTTTGGGAGGCAAATCGTCGATTTCATATCGAGACTGATATTCGAGTATACGTAGCGCCATCAACACAACAGGTAGACGGTGCAATCGGCGAGTTGCATCGTCGGTGCTCTCCTCTGACAATCGGCGCAACTCATGGTCCGATCCGCCCGAACAGTCCACGACGAGCGGCCATGGTGATTCGCTCTGCGGAAGCTCTCCATGTTGCTCCCAATGAAAGAGAGAGGATGCCGTTGAGAGAAAAATGTTCGTTAGCCCTAGCCCGATGCACGATTCGAGCATTTGAGTGAGTGATTGACGCGGTATTGAAACGCCATAGGCTTGCAGAAAGAGTCGTGTATCGTCGCGAAATACTCTTGTTCCTTGTTTTGCAATTGGATGTTGATTTGCAATCGCACTCGAACCTCGCCCATGTCCACCCGCTTTTACGGACCTGGTTTCTTTTAACTTAATCGGTTGCTTACACTTCCTAGCGACGCGGATCGTCGCAAGCTGATCCAGGCCCATTTCTACGGATTCGTCAAACTCGTCGACAAGATCAGACTTCAGCTCACGAGCGCTCATCCCTGAGCCGAAAACAGACAACAGAATGTTTTGGGTGAAGTCGTCGTTTACTCTGAAAAACGATTTCTTTGTTGAGCTAGACGTGACTGTATCGCCTTCTTTCTGATCGGCCAAAATTGCAACCAGGGATTCGGGGACGAGGCGAAGGTCCCCGACACTAGCCGGCAAATCCATCCAGGCGGATTGGTAGTGAGTCGGAAACGCACGTATTACTGGCTTCTTTCTACCAGGCTCATGCCGTCGGTTCTCAAGACAATGGGTAAGTAGGAAGTCAGCTAAAACGTCTTTGGCAAGTGGCGACTTGAACTCAGCAAACTGAGCTTCGTCCTCAGCTAGAATGCGTGCAATACTCGAAACGGTACCCGCCTTTTTTGCATTCGAGTTTGCAAACTCTTTTTCATGGGGAAACGGCTTAAACTGTTCGGCGAAGTTGCCCTGCCCTCGACGGTGCCCCCTGCGAAACATATAGAAAACTGCTGGCAGCAAAGCACCGACCGAAAAGTCCTGCAAAGTAAATGCGAGTGCCTCCGTATAGTTGGTAGTCCAAATTTCTTTCACCATTGCCGGCGTCAGGACTTCCTTTAGCACTTCCTTTTCGAGTTTCTCAGACATTGGCTAGATCCTTTTCTGCGTCCACGGCAGCTCCAACCGGTTCAAAGAACATCTGCTGCACGCCTTCGTTCATGCGAACGCCCATGCGTAACACGTCGCTAGGCTGACTCGGATTCCATGCGAACACTTCCCGTTCGTCCTCTTGCGCCAATCGCTGAGTGAAAATCGAAAGGTTCGTGAAGATGTCGTCGTTGGCGGCGTCCATGATCTGATATCCGTCGGCGAGTTCGAGTAGCAATCCGAACAAATCGCTTCCTAGTCGCAGCTCCTCGTCTCGATCATCTCGATAGCGGTAACGCAGCACCAAGCCGTTTGCCAGCCATTCGACGCCGCCGTTGTTTCCTGCCTCGTCAACTTCCAGAGAAAAACGGTCAAGCGGCTTTTCAACCCAGAACGTTGTTTCGATTGGTGTTCGAGGCATCACCTTCAATGGCACAACGTTTCCACGAAGCAGCACAACATGCGGCAACTGCTCCAATCGTGAAATTCCGTAACACAGTCGTCGCGTCAATTGACGTTTCTCTTCGTGGGAAAGAATCGCGACTTCCCGAAACTGACGGAGGCTTTCGCTTTGGAACAGCGCGACCGAGTTTGCTTCGCCGGTCACATTCTCTGCCTGTTCTTCCAGCCATTCAAAATAGCCTCGCCGTCGTTTCGAGATCAACGTTTTCTGATGTGGGAATTTCGGCGGCTTCATCGGATCAACCACGGGATCGTGACTGCGTAGATAACGGTCCACCGTCGGGTTCGCGCCGTAGGCCGGATCAAGTCGTTGCAATTCGGCAAGCAATTCACCTTGACGCATGATGGAGTCCGCAGCGAAGGCTCGATCCCAGTAGTGAGACGGCTCCAACTCGGGCGATTCGTGCAAATCGTCGCAGTAGTGAATTCCAAAGAAGATATAACTGAGTGCCCCTCGCAATTCTCGCGTCGTCACATGCACCTGCCCGCGTTGATGAACGGCCTGTAGTGCCGAAGCCAATCGCTGGCGCACGTTTGCGGCGATGTCGGCGTCTCCGCTGCCGATACCAATCAACGTTTGAACCGAGTTCCATGCAGTGCATCGAGATGCCGCAGAACAGGTTCGGCAAGGTGACCACAGTTCTTCGGATTTATCAACGCCCACCATTCGATCAAGCAACGCGTTGAAGAACTCGGTGGACGGCGACCACGTCGCTTTGTCCTCGTCGGTTTGCGGCAATTTCCGAGCGTCACCGACAAGCGATCGCTCATTCAGGTTGACGAGCCGAATATGCTCCATCGGCTGTTCCGGCACGTATTCACCAATCAGCGTTTCGATGATCCAGTCCGTCAGCGGTGTCTCGCCATGCTCACCTTCATAGTCCTCGGCCCATTGAAGCAGGCGACCATCGTTGACCGCGACAAGATGAACTCGTGGTTTTTCCGACGGTCCTTGCTGGAAAGGTTCGAACAGATCGTTCATCAATTCGTCAGCAGTCTTGCGCTTGAACGATGCAGCGCCGTCGAGATTGATCTTGACCGATAGGCCCATCGCACTGCCGGTGGCGACCCGCTCGGATGAATTCTGTTTACCGAGTCCAAGTTTGACAGACAGATGTTGCAGAAACGCCGTCTTGCCGTCACCCGCATTGCCGCACAGGATAACCAACTGAACTTTGCGACTTTTGATTTCTTCCAGCAAGTTCGCTTCGAGCGTCGTTTCCACATAAGTCTGATGAGCGAACGCGGAGTCCAATCCGCGAGTCTCAATCCCACCGCGCGGCGAACCGGGATACGTCGAAAGCAACTCGGCAAGCCAGGGGACACGGTTGGGCGTGCGAGTAACCGCGTCGGACTCGTCATTGCCCGCGTCGTCTGCCAATTTCTGTTTCTCGGTCGTCTCCTGCAGCTCGTCGTTTTCAACTTCTTTCGTGCTGTCAGCCGAGTCGTCTTGCGAGGTCCTTTCCTTGATCCACTTCAACGCCTGCATCGCGCTGGCAAAGCGTTGCTCGCCATTGGCCGATGTCGCCTTGTCAAGAAAATCTGGAATCCACCCCCAAGCGACACGATCCAACTGTTCCCAATTCAGTCCATTCTCGCGGTGTTTCTGGCCGCCGTACCAGAACGGTTCACGGTCAAACATGACATGGAACATTGTCGCCGCAAGCGCATAGATGTCGTGAGAGGACGATGCAGGTTTTCCTTGCACCTGCTCTTCCGGCGTGTACAAGGCAGTACCACCGCTCCAAATCGGCTCGCCTTGCTTCAGAACAAAATCAAAATCCACGAGTGTTACGTCGCCCGCGTGTTCCAAAATGTTCTTGGGGCTGATATCGCCGTGAACCAAACCCGCGCGATGCAAGGAACCAAGTCCTTCACAACTACTGGCGATCCAACGACCGACTACGGCGATCGGGTCTTCACCCAGCTCCTCGGCGTACAGCACCGGCAAACCAATCCAGTTCTGCAACGTGCTACCCTCAACCCACTTCAACAAAGCAACGAACCGATCGTCTTCCCACTGATTTGCAAGTTCAAACACAGTTGCTAGATGCGGCTTGTCCGTATGAGAACGGACTCGACGGTAGGCGTCCAGCGATCGCAGTCCGCTTTCCTCCTCGAACATTACTTTGCCGGCAAAGATGCCAACGTCCTGATCGTCTTGAACTTGAATTACTTTAAAGGTCGAACCAAAACTTCCTGAACCAATCTTTCCAGCAATGCGATACTGCTGACTGTTAAACGCGACCAAATCACCTTCGCTCCAATATCGAGCCGCCAATTTGGTTGTCTGGAGTCCCGGCTCAGATGTCTTTTCACTATCGCCTGCCGAGAGAGCCTGAGTTAACTCCGCCAGCGTCGAACGCTTTGAAGGTTCCTCGGTCATACCGGCTTCAAGCTTGAGCAATGCCTTGATCGCATCATCACTTTCGTTTTGAACGAACAATGTGCTCAGCGTCTTACATAGCGAATAAATATCACTACGCTGATCGGCTCCACCGATTCCTTGGGCAATCGCTTCGGGAGCCGCGAACTCAGCATCTCGCTGATCTAATTTCGCATTGGGGGACAGCGTCATCGAACCGGAAATGCGAGCTAAATTAAAGTCCGTGAATATAGGCTGTTCATTCGCCCCGACCAACAAGGATCCAGGCGAGATTTGTCGATGCACGAACTGCGCGTCACGGAGGCTGCTCGCATGAAGTTCGGCCAAGGCTTGCACCGCTTGGCAACAGAATAAAATCCGCGACTTTACGTCCCATCTACTGTCTCCCGCTCGTTTCTCGAGTGTCGGCGCACAAGGATCGACGATCGAGAAATACATCAACTCACCGGGATACTGCGGCACTTCCTGATACGAGTCCATCAGTCGTGGGACATGAGCCGACTTCTGCAATTTATGAAGCGTCTCGAAGTGACGGCGCGCAATGTCGTCAGACTTCTCATCGTCGCTCGCCGATAGATCGTAGAGATGAAGTACAATTTTGTCGCGAGTGCGAATATGCTCCCCACGATAGACACGGTGGAAACGATCCGACGCTGGCCCGAAGCGTTCCAAATTTCGCGCTGTTGCAATGTGACGAACTTCACCCTTCAGAGCGACCCTAGTGAGCGGCTGCAGAATCTGGCATACTTTCTGCACCTCGTCATCACTCAGCGTCTCCCGCAAGCCGATCTCCAACAGCTCTGCCGATTCTTTCAATCCAAAAAATGTCGAGCCATGCACTTTGGGGCGATTTGACTTCCAAGAAACATTTCCGCGTGTCAGCAGAAACTTGCCAGCCAAAAAACCAGCGTCGATACTCACCTTCTTCAGTTTGCTGGCGATCTTTCGCAGCTTGTTCGCCAGCTTGTCGGCTTCGTAAACAACCGTGTTATTAAAGTTGGACGTGTAAGCGGCGTCCCAATGCTTCACTTCGATAACATGCAATCCCGACGGCCCAATAACTATGAGGTCCACGTCGTCTGGTACCGCCTGTGTCGTCACGGAATGCGGCAGATTGGAAAGGATAATCCAATCTCTCGTTCCCGGAGCCTTTCCCAATTCAAATTTTACTCGTTCAACCGCAAGTCGCTCACTCTCATTCGCAAACTCGCCGCATGGAATATGATGGACAGTCAATTGTTTCTCCCCGAACTGGCACCATGTTGTTTTCGAATTAGCTTGGACATAATCAAAACCATCTCAATGTTTGGTGTGACTTCGCGGCGAAGAGCTTCTTGAAAAATCAAACGGGACTTACTATGTCAGTAATCGCATATCGTTGGACGTGTACTTGAGGATTGTGCGTTTGACTCGCAAGGACGCATGTTTCTCGTTTTTTGAGCACAATGAGGTCCACATAAAATGTGTTGCGGTATAACCTTGCGCAATATCTAAAATGTGTTTCCCAATGATGCAATAATTTGGTACCTGCTGAGTCGCACCGATGGTTACGAACTGCCACGGCCATTCGGTGGGTTATATAAATTGAGGTCAAAACGCCGGCGACCGGGTTTGCAGCGGTTTTTGAATCGTGATAGGAGGCACGCGTCTTCTGGAGGTGGTGGTACTTGGCGTGTTAAGCTGCGCGTCGTAACCTGCTTGCGGATTGGTTCGTCCTCAACCGGCGAGCGAAAGTACTCGACAGTCGCCACTTCTCCATCGATCGCTGTAACTTTGCCGATTCCCAGTCCGTTCTCGGATGATTCGACAAAGGGATGATTCGTTCGTCCCTTCTGCAAAATGTCGCCCTTATCCACATTAACCCAGAGATTAACAATGCAGGTGCAATAGAGTGTGCGGTAACGCACGCCTTAAGAGGACGTATTGTAACCAAAATATTTCCGCCAATGCTACTATGCAGCAGATTTAACCGATTGCCGTGCGGAAGTGCAAGGCTAGACGGAATTTGGTGTTCGCTTGACTCGGCTTAGGCCTAACTAAGCATCGTTTTTAACCGTTGCTGCGTCAAGTCGCTCACCCAAGTCTATGGACTTCAGGCAGGCGGGGCCGCTGTGGTGGCCGGTATTCTTGGCGGCATCCGTTAGGGAGTTGTATAGCTCCAGTGCGCAGGATGGCTGGAATCTGGATCCTGCTCAGCCGGAAGATTGTTGGAGCGTGCTAGCTCGCGTTGACAGTGCAGGTAGGGGCGGAGTTCTGGTCTGTTGTGTCGGCCTCCGGCCTGGGGGCGGTTGGCATGTTGGTGACCGGTGGCTTATGCCACCGGCAGGTGGTGTGCCGGCCTTTGGCCTCCGCGCGTTTGTTTGTTGGTGGGGGCGGTCTTGCTTGTCGAGATGACGCGTGCTGGAATTTGAACTTGGGAATGATTTGGCTGTGGGATGCCAGTGGCTTATGA from Rosistilla carotiformis includes the following:
- a CDS encoding protein kinase domain-containing protein, producing MTVHHIPCGEFANESERLAVERVKFELGKAPGTRDWIILSNLPHSVTTQAVPDDVDLIVIGPSGLHVIEVKHWDAAYTSNFNNTVVYEADKLANKLRKIASKLKKVSIDAGFLAGKFLLTRGNVSWKSNRPKVHGSTFFGLKESAELLEIGLRETLSDDEVQKVCQILQPLTRVALKGEVRHIATARNLERFGPASDRFHRVYRGEHIRTRDKIVLHLYDLSASDDEKSDDIARRHFETLHKLQKSAHVPRLMDSYQEVPQYPGELMYFSIVDPCAPTLEKRAGDSRWDVKSRILFCCQAVQALAELHASSLRDAQFVHRQISPGSLLVGANEQPIFTDFNLARISGSMTLSPNAKLDQRDAEFAAPEAIAQGIGGADQRSDIYSLCKTLSTLFVQNESDDAIKALLKLEAGMTEEPSKRSTLAELTQALSAGDSEKTSEPGLQTTKLAARYWSEGDLVAFNSQQYRIAGKIGSGSFGSTFKVIQVQDDQDVGIFAGKVMFEEESGLRSLDAYRRVRSHTDKPHLATVFELANQWEDDRFVALLKWVEGSTLQNWIGLPVLYAEELGEDPIAVVGRWIASSCEGLGSLHRAGLVHGDISPKNILEHAGDVTLVDFDFVLKQGEPIWSGGTALYTPEEQVQGKPASSSHDIYALAATMFHVMFDREPFWYGGQKHRENGLNWEQLDRVAWGWIPDFLDKATSANGEQRFASAMQALKWIKERTSQDDSADSTKEVENDELQETTEKQKLADDAGNDESDAVTRTPNRVPWLAELLSTYPGSPRGGIETRGLDSAFAHQTYVETTLEANLLEEIKSRKVQLVILCGNAGDGKTAFLQHLSVKLGLGKQNSSERVATGSAMGLSVKINLDGAASFKRKTADELMNDLFEPFQQGPSEKPRVHLVAVNDGRLLQWAEDYEGEHGETPLTDWIIETLIGEYVPEQPMEHIRLVNLNERSLVGDARKLPQTDEDKATWSPSTEFFNALLDRMVGVDKSEELWSPCRTCSAASRCTAWNSVQTLIGIGSGDADIAANVRQRLASALQAVHQRGQVHVTTRELRGALSYIFFGIHYCDDLHESPELEPSHYWDRAFAADSIMRQGELLAELQRLDPAYGANPTVDRYLRSHDPVVDPMKPPKFPHQKTLISKRRRGYFEWLEEQAENVTGEANSVALFQSESLRQFREVAILSHEEKRQLTRRLCYGISRLEQLPHVVLLRGNVVPLKVMPRTPIETTFWVEKPLDRFSLEVDEAGNNGGVEWLANGLVLRYRYRDDRDEELRLGSDLFGLLLELADGYQIMDAANDDIFTNLSIFTQRLAQEDEREVFAWNPSQPSDVLRMGVRMNEGVQQMFFEPVGAAVDAEKDLANV